The proteins below come from a single Mucilaginibacter mali genomic window:
- a CDS encoding GDSL-type esterase/lipase family protein, with amino-acid sequence MALICLGSTVFAQTTPATTAAKPAAVYPPGFMDSTYRPKITPDSIASFKAHPVGSDNIVFLGNSITARCNWAKLFNNPLIKGRGISGDLTFGVLERMDEIIAGHPKKVFILIGINDISRNVPDSIIERNHRKMVAKIRAGSPETQIYFCTLLPVNPVFGKFPNHYGKDGHILAVNAAIRKLKAKNVNIVDLYPNFLDSENHLKAEYCVDGLHPNDAGYQVWVKVFEKGGYLK; translated from the coding sequence TTGGCACTAATCTGCCTGGGCAGCACCGTATTTGCGCAAACCACCCCTGCTACTACTGCCGCTAAACCAGCCGCGGTATACCCGCCGGGCTTTATGGATAGCACCTATCGCCCTAAAATTACGCCCGATAGCATAGCAAGCTTTAAGGCGCACCCCGTAGGTAGCGATAACATTGTGTTTTTAGGAAACAGCATCACCGCCCGCTGCAATTGGGCTAAACTGTTTAATAACCCACTGATAAAGGGTAGGGGAATTTCCGGAGACCTGACCTTCGGCGTGTTGGAGCGCATGGACGAGATCATTGCCGGGCACCCGAAGAAGGTATTTATACTGATTGGGATAAACGACATATCGCGCAATGTGCCCGATAGCATTATCGAGCGCAATCACCGTAAAATGGTGGCGAAGATCCGCGCCGGTTCGCCCGAAACGCAGATCTATTTCTGCACTTTGTTGCCGGTTAATCCAGTATTCGGCAAGTTCCCTAACCATTACGGTAAGGACGGGCACATCCTTGCCGTTAACGCCGCTATCCGCAAGCTAAAGGCTAAGAATGTGAATATTGTTGACCTGTACCCGAATTTCCTTGATAGCGAAAATCACCTGAAGGCCGAATACTGTGTAGATGGCCTGCACCCTAACGATGCAGGTTACCAGGTTTGGGTAAAGGTGTTTGAAAAGGGTGGGTATTTGAAATAA
- a CDS encoding glycosyltransferase family 2 protein encodes MQPKFPRVSIIMAVYNRDFSMVRRALDSVMAQDFRDFELIVVDDGSDAALGRDILDYVTLHEEQLTYLRHKNIGQAFSINKGMLNSAGAYIGFIDSDDEYKPNHISACLENMKEYDLIASTTENIATCPEDLLVPCKDNPTGYIFIDECIVFGTLFGKREVFEHVPFRNLLALDPDFYERAGKKYLTQKLNLRTYKYYMGLPDSNMTREKRLRQGLVSI; translated from the coding sequence ATGCAACCTAAGTTTCCCCGGGTATCCATCATTATGGCTGTTTACAACAGGGATTTCAGCATGGTAAGGCGTGCTTTAGATTCGGTGATGGCGCAGGACTTCAGGGATTTTGAACTGATCGTTGTTGATGATGGCAGCGATGCGGCTTTAGGCCGTGATATCCTGGATTATGTAACGCTGCATGAAGAGCAACTTACTTACCTCCGTCATAAAAACATCGGCCAGGCTTTCTCTATAAATAAAGGAATGTTAAACAGCGCGGGGGCTTATATCGGCTTCATCGATTCGGATGACGAGTATAAGCCAAATCATATTTCTGCCTGCCTTGAAAATATGAAGGAATACGATTTGATCGCCTCCACTACCGAAAATATCGCCACCTGCCCGGAAGATCTGCTTGTGCCCTGCAAAGATAACCCCACGGGCTACATTTTTATAGATGAGTGTATTGTTTTCGGCACCCTATTTGGGAAAAGGGAAGTTTTTGAGCATGTGCCATTCCGCAATCTATTGGCATTAGACCCCGATTTTTACGAGCGGGCCGGCAAAAAATACCTCACCCAAAAACTCAATTTGCGCACCTATAAATACTATATGGGCCTGCCGGATAGTAATATGACCAGGGAGAAAAGATTACGGCAAGGTTTGGTTTCGATATAA
- a CDS encoding alpha-N-acetylglucosaminidase codes for MKKTLSILLLWSALISWLHEANAQNTKPSADAVYALIARIIPAHKQDFGVAFIPKQNGKDVFEIADQNGKIMLSGSNGVSVASALNYYLKHYTHCDIGWNGTNLKLPAKLPRVGVKVRKVTPYTYRYDLNYCTFNYTMSWWTWDRWQQEIDWMALNGVNMPLAITGQNSIWQRVYKSLGFTDKDLSTFFSGPAYFNWFWMGNLDGWGGPLPQSFMDKHEALEKQILKRERELGMTPILPAFTGHVPPSFKTKFPNAKLKKTDWQGFPDVYILDPDDELFATIGERFIKEEVKTFGTDHLYSADTFNENTPPTNDSTYLDAVSKKVYHSMAAADPKATWIMQGWMFSYSAKFWQPKQIKALLNGIPNDHMIILDLYSENKPVWDKTDAYYGKPWIWCMLHNFGGNISLYGRMSNVAADPANALNDPRSGKILGIGLTPEAIEQNPVMYELMMENVWRDKPIELDAWLNDYAYRRYGKKNAQAEAAWQVLKNTVYTGGIRKGGNESIISGRPTLAKSTLWANPQKFYRSEDLVPAWRDLITAADDLKNSQGFRYDLVDVTRQVLANYADTLHAQFAKAIKAKDLQGYKKLSAGFLGVMDDIDKLLSTRKDFLLGRWLEAAKANGSTPEEKRLYEFNARDQITLWGDKNSVLNDYACKQWAGMLSGFYKPRWQQFFAYADKSLADGKALDEKTFQAQIKDWEWTWVNKRDIYTTTPKGDEIVVAKEMYKKYFDRVK; via the coding sequence ATGAAAAAAACATTATCCATTCTGCTATTATGGTCGGCACTTATCAGTTGGCTGCATGAAGCCAATGCGCAAAACACCAAACCATCAGCCGATGCGGTTTACGCGTTGATCGCTCGCATTATTCCCGCGCACAAGCAGGATTTCGGTGTGGCTTTCATCCCTAAGCAGAATGGAAAAGATGTGTTTGAAATAGCAGACCAGAACGGTAAGATCATGCTAAGCGGATCGAACGGGGTATCGGTAGCCAGCGCCCTGAATTATTACCTGAAACATTATACGCATTGCGATATCGGCTGGAACGGCACTAATCTTAAACTGCCCGCCAAACTGCCGCGCGTGGGCGTTAAGGTGCGCAAGGTAACGCCGTATACCTATCGTTATGATCTGAATTACTGCACCTTCAACTACACCATGAGTTGGTGGACCTGGGACCGCTGGCAGCAGGAAATAGATTGGATGGCTTTGAACGGTGTGAACATGCCGCTCGCTATCACCGGGCAAAACAGCATTTGGCAGCGGGTTTACAAAAGTTTGGGCTTTACCGATAAGGACCTGTCTACGTTCTTCAGCGGGCCAGCCTATTTCAATTGGTTTTGGATGGGTAATTTAGATGGTTGGGGCGGCCCGCTGCCCCAAAGCTTTATGGATAAGCACGAGGCGTTGGAAAAGCAGATCCTGAAGCGTGAGCGTGAACTGGGCATGACACCCATATTGCCTGCCTTCACCGGACACGTTCCGCCATCGTTTAAAACTAAATTCCCGAATGCTAAGCTAAAAAAGACCGATTGGCAGGGTTTCCCCGATGTTTATATCCTTGATCCCGACGATGAACTGTTTGCTACCATTGGCGAACGTTTTATCAAAGAGGAGGTAAAAACATTCGGTACCGATCATTTATACTCGGCCGATACTTTTAATGAGAATACGCCCCCAACCAACGATTCTACCTACCTGGATGCCGTAAGCAAAAAGGTATACCACTCGATGGCCGCCGCCGATCCGAAAGCCACCTGGATCATGCAGGGCTGGATGTTCTCGTACTCGGCTAAGTTTTGGCAACCCAAACAGATCAAAGCGCTGCTGAACGGCATTCCTAACGATCACATGATCATTCTCGATCTGTACAGCGAAAACAAACCTGTTTGGGATAAAACCGACGCCTATTATGGCAAACCCTGGATCTGGTGCATGCTGCATAATTTTGGTGGTAACATTAGCCTGTATGGCCGCATGAGTAACGTAGCTGCCGATCCGGCTAATGCGTTGAACGATCCGCGTTCGGGTAAAATACTGGGCATCGGCCTAACCCCCGAGGCCATCGAACAAAACCCTGTGATGTACGAACTGATGATGGAAAACGTTTGGCGCGATAAACCTATTGAGCTTGACGCTTGGCTAAATGATTACGCTTACCGCCGTTACGGTAAAAAGAACGCGCAAGCCGAAGCCGCCTGGCAGGTGCTGAAGAACACCGTTTACACCGGCGGCATCCGCAAAGGGGGTAACGAATCTATCATTTCAGGCCGGCCAACATTGGCGAAGTCTACGCTGTGGGCAAACCCGCAAAAGTTTTATCGCTCGGAAGACCTTGTGCCCGCCTGGCGCGACCTGATAACAGCGGCAGACGATTTGAAGAACAGCCAGGGCTTTCGCTACGATCTGGTGGATGTAACCCGGCAGGTACTGGCCAATTATGCCGACACGCTACATGCGCAATTTGCAAAGGCGATAAAAGCCAAAGACCTTCAGGGCTATAAAAAATTAAGCGCCGGGTTTTTAGGGGTGATGGATGATATAGACAAGCTGCTATCCACCCGCAAGGATTTCCTGCTGGGCCGCTGGCTGGAAGCCGCCAAAGCTAATGGCAGCACACCCGAAGAAAAACGCCTTTACGAATTTAACGCCCGCGACCAGATCACACTTTGGGGCGATAAGAACAGTGTACTGAATGATTACGCCTGTAAGCAATGGGCAGGTATGCTATCGGGCTTTTATAAACCCCGCTGGCAGCAATTTTTTGCTTATGCAGATAAAAGCCTGGCCGATGGCAAAGCGTTAGACGAAAAAACATTCCAGGCGCAAATAAAGGATTGGGAGTGGACTTGGGTGAATAAGCGGGATATTTACACTACCACACCTAAGGGCGATGAGATAGTTGTAGCTAAGGAGATGTATAAGAAATACTTTGACAGGGTAAAATAA
- a CDS encoding DUF5689 domain-containing protein → MKKILGAFLMAIVGMLTLNSCQKDINHAIGTINPYASLYVVKSVYQGADVQIQSDALNGAVKTGGIVISNNSGANFPAGSLVIQNTTRGFTRGIIIDLGAATIPFAVGDSVNINVVGATLTKVGSSLHLSGVSVGNITKISSGVTVTPKTVALGELVANFGLYESTLVKVTADTKPLPATGEKYVGNKVLNDGGTNNMNLYTQTGASVATVSLPASATYTVIPVYGSATGGYGDVQQVRLRTIADVENASGPIYAGYPESFETPDASVKASYNMNTAAVPDNSIDLKTGNWKLEQAILGNLNANRDRFNAPGLQCIRMQQSLSVPGYVQMNFDLNSGASKVTFWQGAYSTDVSSTFKLQYSTDSGVTWVDATASGRTTANIATLTGGSKQETYLFNISGKVRFRIMKLGLGTTSAPTILNGRLCIEDIAIYSN, encoded by the coding sequence ATGAAAAAAATATTAGGAGCGTTTTTGATGGCCATAGTTGGCATGCTGACGCTAAACTCCTGTCAAAAGGATATTAATCATGCCATTGGTACCATTAACCCGTACGCGTCGCTATATGTAGTGAAAAGCGTATACCAGGGTGCCGATGTGCAAATACAAAGCGACGCCCTGAACGGCGCCGTAAAAACCGGCGGTATTGTGATCTCGAACAACTCGGGCGCTAATTTCCCGGCAGGCTCGCTGGTGATACAAAACACCACCCGCGGCTTTACCCGCGGTATTATTATCGATCTGGGCGCGGCCACTATACCATTCGCCGTTGGCGATTCGGTAAATATTAATGTGGTTGGCGCTACGCTTACCAAGGTTGGTTCATCGCTGCATTTAAGCGGTGTATCGGTAGGTAACATCACCAAGATCAGCTCGGGCGTTACGGTTACCCCTAAAACAGTTGCCCTGGGCGAACTGGTTGCCAATTTTGGCCTGTACGAAAGCACATTGGTTAAAGTAACTGCCGATACCAAGCCTTTGCCTGCTACAGGCGAGAAATATGTGGGTAATAAAGTGCTGAACGATGGCGGTACCAACAACATGAACCTGTATACCCAAACAGGTGCATCTGTTGCCACCGTAAGCTTGCCGGCCAGTGCTACTTACACGGTTATCCCGGTTTATGGCAGCGCCACAGGTGGTTACGGCGATGTACAGCAAGTACGTTTACGCACCATTGCCGATGTAGAAAATGCCAGCGGCCCTATCTATGCAGGCTATCCGGAGAGTTTTGAAACGCCTGACGCTTCGGTTAAGGCATCGTACAATATGAACACAGCAGCGGTGCCTGATAACAGCATCGACCTGAAGACCGGTAACTGGAAACTGGAGCAGGCTATTTTAGGTAACCTTAATGCTAACCGCGACCGCTTTAACGCGCCGGGCCTGCAGTGTATCCGCATGCAGCAAAGCTTAAGCGTACCGGGGTACGTACAAATGAACTTCGATTTAAACAGTGGTGCATCAAAAGTAACCTTTTGGCAAGGCGCTTACTCAACCGACGTTTCGAGTACCTTCAAACTGCAATACTCAACCGATAGCGGTGTAACCTGGGTTGATGCTACTGCCAGCGGCCGTACTACAGCTAATATTGCCACTTTAACCGGTGGCTCTAAACAGGAAACTTATTTGTTCAATATCAGCGGTAAAGTAAGGTTCAGGATCATGAAGCTGGGGCTGGGTACTACCAGCGCGCCAACTATCCTTAACGGCCGTTTGTGCATAGAGGATATTGCTATCTACTCTAACTAA
- the glpT gene encoding glycerol-3-phosphate transporter: MIKTIFTPAAHKEQLPESEIAPKYNALRWQVFIGIFLGYAGYYLVRKNFSLAMPDLIKMGYSKSDLGFALSAGGIAYGLSKFLMGNVSDRSNARYFLSIGLVLSALCMIVMGTMSWATSSVVIMFSILLINGWFQGMGWAPCGRVVVHWFSTRERGRTMSIWNCAHNVGGALMGAVTYLAIVFFATWQSKLYFPGLIALGFALIAFLLVRDTPQSCGLPPVEQYKNDYPKAYSAEHEKELTAKQIFFNFVFNNRLLWYIAFANAFVYLIRQGIQDWAPTYLTEVKHFSDKEISWSYSYFEIAGIPGTLICGWLSDTVFKGRRAPATVIYMLLIILAVLVYWQCPAGNLFVANASLITIGFLIYGPVMLIGVQALDLVPKKAAGTAAGLTGFFGYMGSALFANIAIGQVLDHYGWDASFYVIIAACVLSIFFTALTWNREKANLLAK, encoded by the coding sequence ATGATTAAAACCATATTTACGCCTGCAGCCCATAAAGAACAATTGCCGGAAAGCGAAATTGCCCCAAAGTATAACGCCTTGCGCTGGCAGGTGTTCATCGGGATATTTTTAGGTTATGCCGGATACTACCTTGTACGTAAAAACTTCTCGCTCGCCATGCCCGACCTGATAAAAATGGGTTATTCCAAATCAGATCTTGGTTTCGCTTTATCGGCAGGTGGCATAGCTTATGGTTTAAGCAAATTTTTGATGGGGAACGTAAGCGACAGGAGCAATGCCCGTTATTTCCTGAGTATTGGTTTGGTGCTTTCTGCTTTGTGTATGATCGTGATGGGTACCATGTCGTGGGCTACTTCATCGGTGGTGATCATGTTCTCTATTTTGCTTATCAATGGCTGGTTCCAGGGGATGGGCTGGGCGCCATGCGGCAGGGTAGTGGTACACTGGTTCTCAACCCGTGAACGTGGGCGCACCATGTCTATATGGAATTGCGCGCACAATGTTGGCGGCGCGCTGATGGGCGCGGTAACCTATTTGGCCATTGTGTTTTTTGCTACCTGGCAAAGCAAATTGTACTTCCCGGGACTTATCGCTTTGGGCTTCGCGCTGATCGCGTTCTTATTGGTGCGCGATACGCCGCAATCCTGCGGTTTGCCGCCTGTTGAGCAATATAAGAACGATTACCCCAAAGCCTACTCGGCCGAGCACGAAAAGGAGTTAACCGCGAAGCAGATATTCTTCAACTTTGTGTTTAATAACCGCCTGTTATGGTATATCGCTTTCGCCAACGCCTTTGTATACCTCATCAGGCAGGGTATACAGGATTGGGCCCCAACATACCTTACCGAAGTAAAGCATTTTTCGGATAAAGAGATCAGCTGGTCGTACTCGTATTTTGAGATTGCCGGCATCCCCGGCACCCTTATCTGCGGCTGGCTGAGCGACACCGTATTTAAAGGCCGCCGCGCCCCGGCAACGGTGATCTACATGCTGTTGATCATTTTGGCAGTGCTGGTTTACTGGCAATGCCCGGCAGGCAACCTGTTCGTAGCTAATGCGTCGCTGATAACTATCGGCTTTTTGATCTATGGCCCGGTAATGCTGATCGGCGTACAGGCACTTGACCTGGTACCCAAAAAAGCGGCCGGAACAGCGGCAGGACTTACGGGTTTCTTCGGTTACATGGGCAGCGCTTTGTTTGCCAATATCGCCATTGGGCAGGTGCTGGACCATTACGGTTGGGATGCCTCGTTCTATGTGATCATCGCGGCTTGCGTGCTGTCGATATTTTTTACAGCTTTGACCTGGAACCGGGAAAAGGCGAATTTGCTGGCGAAGTAA
- a CDS encoding SusD/RagB family nutrient-binding outer membrane lipoprotein gives MMKTKATKFVMLLAAGLTIATSSCKKDFQTTNTNPNGVVAALPENLLQPALYDVVSRNNTRALRLTHELMQVHVTVSDGDDIQRYLVRPSESDYEWTNWYIQLNNFRDMYNKAVTLKQTTYQGIALICDAYVSSLLTDTFGDVPYFDAVKGQDGTLQPKFDKQQDIYADLFKKLEAANTLLATGTALTDDQLTLDPMYGKQLGAGQSAATIASWRKFGNSLYLRLLMRASGRPESNAIAKIKEMINTSPANYPIISSNTESAIIKYTGSTVPLINPFYTYRDFDFTTGNSMTEFFINTLNNWNDPRRAKWASTVAGGTYLGVPSGFPRGQVPERQSAYLTTLKVEPLLGNILSYAEVQFILAEAALKGYITGDPATYYNNGVTNAITMWGLTVPANYFSNPALAWNPAGVTEAKLEQIMLQKYYTFFFTDFQSWYEYRRTGHPALPKGSGLLNGGLMPSRLYYPVFTQSFNPANYAAAVATQGADDLNTKVWWNK, from the coding sequence ATGATGAAGACAAAAGCAACCAAGTTCGTAATGCTGCTTGCAGCCGGACTCACTATAGCAACCTCATCCTGTAAAAAGGATTTTCAAACAACCAACACAAACCCTAACGGTGTGGTGGCAGCATTGCCCGAAAACCTGCTGCAGCCGGCGCTGTACGATGTGGTATCGCGTAATAACACCAGGGCATTAAGGCTTACGCACGAATTGATGCAGGTGCACGTAACCGTATCTGACGGCGACGATATTCAGCGATACCTGGTAAGGCCAAGCGAATCTGATTACGAATGGACCAACTGGTATATACAACTGAACAATTTCAGGGACATGTATAATAAGGCGGTTACATTAAAGCAAACAACGTATCAGGGGATAGCCTTAATTTGTGATGCTTACGTAAGCTCGCTGCTGACCGATACTTTTGGCGATGTGCCTTATTTTGATGCTGTGAAAGGCCAGGATGGTACACTGCAGCCCAAATTTGATAAACAGCAGGATATCTATGCCGACCTGTTTAAAAAACTGGAAGCAGCCAACACCCTGTTAGCAACAGGTACCGCTTTAACCGATGACCAACTGACCCTTGACCCGATGTATGGTAAGCAATTAGGTGCAGGCCAATCGGCTGCTACCATTGCTTCGTGGCGAAAATTTGGTAATTCGTTATACCTGCGCCTGCTGATGCGTGCTTCAGGCCGCCCAGAATCAAACGCTATCGCCAAGATCAAGGAGATGATCAATACCAGCCCGGCTAATTATCCTATCATCAGCAGCAATACCGAATCGGCCATTATTAAGTATACCGGTTCAACCGTACCGCTGATCAACCCGTTTTACACTTACCGTGATTTTGATTTCACTACCGGTAACTCAATGACGGAGTTCTTTATCAATACACTGAATAACTGGAACGATCCGCGCCGTGCCAAATGGGCATCAACTGTAGCTGGTGGTACCTATTTAGGCGTACCAAGCGGTTTCCCGCGCGGGCAGGTGCCTGAAAGGCAGTCGGCATATTTAACTACGCTGAAGGTTGAGCCATTGCTGGGTAATATCCTTAGCTATGCCGAAGTACAGTTTATACTGGCAGAAGCAGCGCTGAAGGGCTACATCACCGGCGATCCGGCTACATATTATAATAACGGTGTAACCAATGCTATTACCATGTGGGGCTTAACTGTACCGGCCAATTACTTTAGCAACCCGGCGCTTGCCTGGAACCCGGCAGGCGTTACCGAAGCCAAACTGGAGCAAATTATGCTGCAAAAGTATTATACATTTTTCTTCACCGATTTCCAGTCGTGGTATGAATATCGCCGTACTGGTCACCCGGCATTGCCAAAAGGCAGCGGTTTGCTTAACGGCGGTTTAATGCCATCGCGTTTGTACTATCCGGTGTTTACACAATCGTTCAACCCGGCCAACTATGCGGCGGCAGTAGCTACACAAGGCGCTGATGACCTGAATACTAAAGTTTGGTGGAATAAATAA
- a CDS encoding glycerophosphodiester phosphodiesterase family protein has translation MKKTICIAMLSGMIATSAIAQKNKTVKNEPFPSFDREAHRGGRGLMPENTIPAMLNTIDMGMETLEMDTHITADGKVVVSHDEYINPLFSLTPDGQEIPKEDGKKYVFYKMNYADIAKFDVGSKPYPAFPQQKKMKVSIPLLADLIDSVEHYVKATGKRHVFYNIETKSSEKGDGTVNPDPETFVKLLMDVIEQKKITQWVVIQSFDKRTLQVLNKKYPNVRTSWLVSNKKSTADNLADLGFKPFIYSPNFSMVTADVVRECHEQGIKVVPWTPDTKEDIAALKALGVDGIISDYPNFLQ, from the coding sequence ATGAAAAAAACGATCTGTATTGCCATGTTAAGCGGCATGATTGCCACCAGTGCCATCGCGCAAAAGAACAAGACTGTAAAAAACGAACCTTTCCCGTCGTTTGACAGGGAGGCCCACCGCGGTGGGCGCGGCCTGATGCCCGAGAATACCATCCCCGCCATGCTGAACACGATAGATATGGGCATGGAAACCCTGGAGATGGATACCCACATCACTGCCGATGGCAAGGTGGTGGTATCGCACGATGAATACATCAACCCTCTGTTCTCCCTAACACCGGATGGCCAGGAGATACCAAAAGAAGACGGCAAGAAGTATGTGTTTTATAAAATGAACTACGCCGATATTGCCAAATTTGATGTAGGCAGCAAGCCATACCCGGCTTTCCCGCAGCAGAAGAAGATGAAAGTAAGTATCCCCCTGCTTGCCGATCTGATAGACAGCGTTGAGCATTATGTTAAGGCTACCGGCAAGCGCCATGTATTCTACAATATCGAAACCAAAAGCAGCGAAAAAGGCGATGGCACGGTTAACCCTGATCCTGAAACCTTTGTGAAGCTGCTGATGGATGTGATAGAGCAGAAGAAGATCACGCAGTGGGTGGTGATCCAATCGTTTGATAAGCGTACGCTACAGGTGCTGAACAAGAAATATCCTAACGTGCGTACATCATGGTTGGTAAGTAACAAAAAAAGCACTGCCGATAACCTGGCCGACCTGGGCTTTAAACCATTCATCTACAGCCCTAACTTTAGCATGGTAACTGCTGATGTGGTGAGAGAATGCCACGAGCAGGGTATTAAAGTAGTACCATGGACACCGGATACCAAAGAGGATATTGCAGCCCTGAAAGCGTTGGGCGTTGATGGTATCATTAGCGATTATCCTAACTTTTTGCAGTAA